The following coding sequences are from one Poecilia reticulata strain Guanapo linkage group LG18, Guppy_female_1.0+MT, whole genome shotgun sequence window:
- the rnf175 gene encoding RING finger protein 175 encodes MAGVQPQDDLLKMTHRENWRVQHERLHVKHRGHEAMHAEMVLILIATLVVAQIVLVQWKQRHHRSYNLVTLVQMWVVPLYFTIKLYWWRFLSMWGMFSVITSYIIFRATRKPLSCRTPRMVYKWFLLIYKLSYAVGVLGYLAIMFTMFGFNVFFRIKAEDSMDVGVVMLFYGLYYGVMGRDFAEICSDYMASTIGYYNKGGMPSRSLSGDICAVCGQRILVEVEEEGLIEDTFQLSCGHIFHEFCIRGWCIVGKKQTCPYCNEKVDLKRMMNNPWEKTHVLYGQLLDWLRYLVAWQPIIIGIVHGINFSLGLE; translated from the exons ATGGCGGGGGTTCAACCTCAG GACGACCTGCTGAAGATGACCCACCGGGAGAACTGGAG gGTGCAGCATGAGCGGCTGCACGTCAAGCACCGGGGTCATGAGGCCATGCATGCGGAGATGGTGCTGATCCTCATCGCCACGCTGGTGGTGGCCCAGATCGTCCTGGTGCAGTGGAAGCAGAGGCATCACCGCTCCTACAAC CTGGTGACTCTGGTCCAGATGTGGGTGGTCCCACTTTACTTCACCATCAAGCTGTACTGGTGGAGGTTCCTGTCCATGTGGGGGATGTTCTCTGTCATCACCAGTTACATCATCTTCAGAGCCACCCGCAAGCCGCTGTCCTGCAGGACCCCCAG gatgGTCTACAAGTGGTTCCTGTTGATCTACAAGCTGAGCTACGCTGTGGGCGTCCTGGGCTACCTGGCCATCATGTTCACCATGTTCGGCTTCAACGTCTTCTTCAG GATCAAGGCGGAGGACTCCATGGACGTGGGCGTCGTCATGCTGTTTTATGGCCTCTACTACGGCGTCATGGGCCGAGACTTTGCAGAAATCTGCTCCGACTACATGGCTTCTACGATCGGG TACTACAACAAGGGCGGCATGCCCAGCAGGAGCCTGAGCGGAGACATCTGCGCCGTGTGCGGTCAGCGGATCctggtggaggtggaggaggagggactTATAGAAGACACCTTCCAGCTGTCCTGTGGTCACAT ATTCCATGAGTTTTGCATCCGGGGCTGGTGCATTGTGGGTAAGAAGCAGACGTGTCCGTACTGCAACGAGAAGGTGGACCTGAAGAGGATGATGAACAACCC CTGGGAGAAAACCCACGTTTTGTACGGCCAGTTGCTCGACTGGCTGCGGTATTTAGTCGCCTGGCAACCCATCATCATCGGCATCGTTCATGGAATAAACTTCTCTCTGGGCCTGGAGTAG